In Pirellula sp. SH-Sr6A, the DNA window ACGAGGGCCTTGCGTTCGCGGAGTTACCCGCGTCTCTCACAAATGCAAAGAACTTGGCAAAGTTAGACAAATCGTTCCGAGACTATCTCTTCCGACATCAGCAATACGTCGTGTACTACTGCAAGGCGGTTAAGAAAACCGTGGGGCCAGGGATTTCGGAGTCGGAGGCTCGGATCCAGTTGGCGGTGGCGACCCGGGAAGCGCGGGATGATGCGGTCGAAAAGCTACGAGACAAATTTGCCGACAAGATCCGTTCATTGCAGACCCGCCTACTCGCAGCGCAACAGCGTTTGGAACGCGAGAAGCAAGAAGCGCAGTCGAAAAAGCTAGAAGGCTATTTCCAAGTCGGCTCCTCGCTCCTCGGTGCGTTGTTCGGCCGAAAAGTGTCTAGCAGAACCAACGTGACGAAGGCCGCATCCGCGGTGAAAAGCATCGGGCGAGCAACGGCTCAGCAAGGGGACGTCATGCGCGCGGAAGAAACGTTGGAAGAGCTATCGGCTGCGAAAGACGCACTTGAGGCAGAAGCAAAAAGTGCGATCGACGAAGTTGTCGTGCAGTATGCCCCTGAGAATTTGATTTTGGAATCGGTCGAGATTCCTATTCGCAAAGGGGATACGAAGATTAAACTCCTCGCCATAGCTTGGGTTCCATGGCAAGTCGACGCAAACGGCATCGCCACTCCCCTTGCGAATTGGACGAAAGCGTAAAGCCAACGTACCCGTCTGTTTTATCTCCGAATCCTTCAACCCATCAACAACAACAACAACGAGAAAACGATGCCGAAACTAACTTTGGAAGGTATTGGAAGCTTTGATGTCGCAATCGGCACACGATTGGTACAAGCCATACGAGACCAAGGTGTCGATCAATTGCACGCCTGCGGCGGAAAGGCTCGCTGCACGACCTGTCGCGTTGAGTTCGTATCCGGCGAGCCCGATAAGATGACTCAAGCCGAGAAGGATATCCTCGCTGCTCGAGGTCTATCAGGCTGTCGATTGAGCTGCCAGATTCTTTGTGAGCAAGATATGGAGGTTCGCATTGTGAGCCGCTTGGAAGGCAGCGGTCGCAAGGACTCCGGGTCGCCGGTCGCGTCCGAGCTAGAACCTCAACCCGCCGTTTGGATTTCGAAAGCTTCGTCTTAGTATGAGAGCCATTATCTCTGGTATTACAGGACAAGACGGTTCGTATCTTTGCGAATTGCTGCTGGAAAAGGGATATACGGTGCACGGCATTGTTCGTCGCAGTAGTTCTCTGGATCGACCCAGATTGTCTAAGCAATACAACGATCCTGCCATTTATGGCAAACGTCTGCATTTGCATTATGCGGACCTCTCGGACGCGACATCGATTCGCAGGATTGTTCGCAAAGCCCAGCCGGACGAGTTTTATCACTTGGCAGGGCAATCGCACGTCGGATTGAGTTTTGATATTCCCGAGAGCACGTGCGAACTCACGGCAATTGGGACGCTTCGCATCATGGAGATCTTGCGCGACCAGGACAATCCGCCACGGTTTTTGCATGCGAGCAGTCGCGAGATTTTCGGGAGTCCTTTAGTGGTTCCCCAAAACGAAGAGACGCCCATGAATCCCACCTCTCCATACGGATGCGCCAAAGCGTTCGCAACGCAAATGGTAAGAATCTACCGCGAGGCTCATGGTTTATTCTTTTGCAATGCCATTTGTTACAACCATGAAAGCCCTCGCCGGTCTGAGAATTTTGTAACCAAGAAGATTTCGCTTGCTGCTGCACGCATCAAACTTGGGATGCAACAGGAGTTGTTGATGGGAAACATCGACTCCGAACGGGACTGGGGCTACGCCAAGGAATTCGTGGAAGCGATGTGGCTGATGCTTCAACAACCCACCGCGGACGACTTCGTCTTGGCAACAGGGACTACCCACAGTGTCAAGGCATTCTTGCAATTAGCATTTGAACACGTCGGACTCGATTGGAGGGAATACTACCGATTGGATCCACGATTCAATCGCCCCGCCGATCCTCATTCGCTCCTCGGCGATGCGAGCAAGGCCCAACGCGTGTTGGGGTGGTCCCCCAAAACAACGCTCGCCGAGCTCGCGCAAATCATGGTCGACCACGATTTGGAACGGCTCCGCGAATCGCAAAAGCCGAATCGTTAGGATTCGTTCGACGCTGCCGCGGGTACGCATGCGGCAGCGAATTGACTCGCCGCATCACGAATGCTTGCCCAGTTCTTCTCTTGAATCCAAGTAGGATTCAGAAACTGCCCCCCTACTCCGACCGCCACGGCCCCGGACC includes these proteins:
- a CDS encoding 2Fe-2S iron-sulfur cluster-binding protein; translation: MPKLTLEGIGSFDVAIGTRLVQAIRDQGVDQLHACGGKARCTTCRVEFVSGEPDKMTQAEKDILAARGLSGCRLSCQILCEQDMEVRIVSRLEGSGRKDSGSPVASELEPQPAVWISKASS
- a CDS encoding GDP-mannose 4,6-dehydratase; protein product: MRAIISGITGQDGSYLCELLLEKGYTVHGIVRRSSSLDRPRLSKQYNDPAIYGKRLHLHYADLSDATSIRRIVRKAQPDEFYHLAGQSHVGLSFDIPESTCELTAIGTLRIMEILRDQDNPPRFLHASSREIFGSPLVVPQNEETPMNPTSPYGCAKAFATQMVRIYREAHGLFFCNAICYNHESPRRSENFVTKKISLAAARIKLGMQQELLMGNIDSERDWGYAKEFVEAMWLMLQQPTADDFVLATGTTHSVKAFLQLAFEHVGLDWREYYRLDPRFNRPADPHSLLGDASKAQRVLGWSPKTTLAELAQIMVDHDLERLRESQKPNR